The Cytobacillus sp. IB215665 genome includes a window with the following:
- a CDS encoding beta-propeller fold lactonase family protein produces MVLAYVANGDGTVSAIDTKKNSVIATIFVGNRPNNIAITPDSKFAYVLKDDRNFMGTISVIDIKTHSIIATIPINNNANSQNNIVFTPSGKLAYVTNLGSRNVSVIDTKTHSVIATVAVELGPRSIAISPDGKLVFVSTSRSVLVIDTKTHNVIATVPVGDFPRVIAIVPGGKLLYASNNSSGNISVIDTNTHSVIATVTVENMPSDIVFTPNGKMAYLINGNQNAIGSVSVIDVKTHSVIATIPVGNTADLPNDIAITPEGKLVYVTTFFGDAVTVIDTKVQSIIATVQVGRFPVDVTFTPDGKLAYVANNLGATVTVIDVKTHSVISTVSVGTNPQAIAITPQ; encoded by the coding sequence ATGGTACTGGCTTATGTAGCAAATGGAGATGGCACCGTGTCGGCTATCGATACTAAGAAGAATTCCGTGATCGCTACAATATTTGTTGGAAATCGACCAAATAATATAGCAATCACTCCTGACAGCAAATTTGCTTATGTTCTGAAAGACGATAGAAATTTTATGGGCACTATATCTGTAATAGATATCAAAACACATTCAATCATTGCTACAATACCGATAAATAATAATGCTAATTCCCAAAATAATATCGTCTTTACTCCCAGTGGTAAATTAGCGTATGTCACGAACCTTGGCTCACGTAACGTATCAGTTATTGACACTAAGACGCACTCGGTCATTGCTACTGTTGCTGTCGAATTAGGGCCAAGAAGTATTGCTATTTCACCTGATGGTAAGTTGGTCTTTGTTTCTACATCTCGGAGTGTGTTAGTTATTGATACAAAGACTCACAATGTGATTGCTACTGTACCTGTTGGAGATTTTCCGAGGGTTATAGCTATCGTACCGGGTGGGAAACTACTCTATGCTTCAAATAATTCTTCAGGAAATATTTCCGTCATAGATACGAATACTCACTCGGTCATTGCTACTGTGACTGTTGAGAATATGCCAAGCGATATCGTATTTACACCAAATGGGAAAATGGCATATTTAATAAATGGAAACCAAAATGCCATAGGTTCAGTATCTGTAATCGATGTTAAAACTCATTCTGTAATCGCTACAATTCCAGTAGGGAACACCGCAGACCTACCAAATGATATTGCTATAACACCAGAAGGGAAATTAGTGTACGTAACTACTTTTTTCGGAGACGCAGTAACAGTTATTGATACAAAAGTCCAATCAATCATTGCGACAGTTCAAGTAGGTCGTTTTCCAGTAGATGTGACCTTCACACCCGACGGAAAACTAGCATATGTTGCGAATAACCTCGGTGCTACAGTAACAGTAATTGATGTAAAAACGCATTCTGTAATCTCAACTGTTAGCGTTGGTACTAATCCTCAAGCAATAGCAATTACTCCACAATGA
- a CDS encoding RDD family protein, with protein sequence MLHHPAGFFQRLGALILDIICVYLPLAIFSHYFIGIDILHIDFIYVLYIFLAPVLWRGFTVGKRLSGIRIIKKNGADVTYFTMFIRTFIAQYIYVLTIGIGLLISILMVLIRKDCRSLHDFIAGTYVTKDKQERV encoded by the coding sequence ATGTTACATCATCCAGCAGGATTTTTTCAGCGTTTAGGTGCTTTAATATTAGATATTATATGCGTATACTTGCCACTTGCAATTTTCAGTCATTATTTTATTGGGATAGACATATTACATATTGATTTTATCTACGTCCTATATATATTTTTAGCTCCGGTGCTTTGGCGCGGTTTCACTGTTGGAAAAAGACTATCTGGTATTAGAATTATTAAAAAGAATGGTGCTGATGTTACTTATTTCACCATGTTCATTCGTACATTCATTGCACAATATATATATGTTTTAACAATAGGAATTGGTTTACTAATCAGCATTTTAATGGTGTTAATTCGTAAAGATTGTCGTTCTCTTCATGACTTTATCGCGGGTACATATGTGACTAAAGATAAGCAAGAAAGAGTATAA